In Rhodamnia argentea isolate NSW1041297 chromosome 4, ASM2092103v1, whole genome shotgun sequence, the following proteins share a genomic window:
- the LOC115757002 gene encoding protein PGR codes for MEGTHLVRPAVAALVASLVAVRAYGRKSLDFSGALAGFLVMAVHIAAGYRYGAMLLVFFFTSSKLTKVGEEKKRKVDPDFKEGGQRNWVQVLSNSAIATVLVVVIWTLTGWKDECLDSGKSALITSLIGGVIGHYSCCNGDTWSSELGILSDEQPRLITTFKPVRKGTNGGVTVQGLMAAAAAGAVIGISFVLVGFLTTKCTLDVALKQLLVIPLSTLAGLCGSVIDSLLGATLQFSGFCTVRNKIVGKPGPTVKKISGLGILDNNAVNLVSILMTTMLTSIACVYIF; via the exons ATGGAAGGAACCCACTTGGTTCGACCGGCGGTTGCGGCTCTCGTCGCTTCTTTGGTTGCGGTCAGAGCTTACGGGCGGAAATCGCTCGACTTTTCGGGGGCACTCGCCGGGTTCCTCGTCATGGCCGTTCACATCGCGGCTGGGTACAG GTATGGGGCTATGTTGCTCGTTTTCTTCTTCACTTCGTCGAAGTTGACCAAAGTTGGGGAGGAGAAGAAGCGCAAGGTTGACCCTGATTTCAAGGAGGGTGGACAGAGAAATTG GGTACAGGTCCTATCAAATAGCGCCATTGCTACGGTTCTTGTCGTGGTTATCTGGACATTAACTGGATGGAAGGATGAGTGCTTGGACTCCGGAAAATCAGCTCTGATTACATCTCTTATTGGTGGTGTAATTGGTCACTATTCTTGCTGTAATGGAGACACATGGTCTTCAGAGCTCGGAATTCTTAGTGACGAGCAGCCACGACTAATCACGACCTTCAAG CCTGTGCGGAAGGGCACAAATGGTGGCGTGACTGTTCAGGGACTAATGGCTGCTGCAGCGGCGGGCGCTGTAATAGGGATATCATTCGTGCTTGTTGGATTTCTCACAACAAAATGCACGTTGGATGTGGCTTTGAAGCAATTATTAGTGATACCCCTGTCCACCTTGGCGGGACTTTGTGGGAGTGTCATAGATTCTCTGCTTGGAGCCACGTTACAGTTCAGTGGATTCTGCACAGTTCGGAATAAG ATTGTTGGTAAACCAGGGCCAACAGTCAAGAAGATTTCAGGACTCGGTATTTTGGACAACAATGCTGTGAACCTCGTTTCGATATTGATGACCACTATGCTGACCTCCATCGCCTGCGTGTACATCTTCTGA
- the LOC115756982 gene encoding ABC transporter G family member 32 isoform X1 codes for MWNSEENVFARSASSSGGGGGGGDDEEALRWAALERLPTYARVRRGIFKDLGGGSKEVGLSELEAQEQRLLLDRLVSSVDHDPERFFEQMRQRFEAVDLEFPKIEVRFQDLTIESFVHTGSRALPTIPNFMCNMTEALLRKTRIYRGKRSKLTILHNISGIIRPSRLTLLLGPPSSGKTTLLLALAGRLKKDLQVSGKITYNGHSLHEFVPQRTSAYVSQQDWNVAEMTVRETLEFAGRCQGVGFKYDMLLELSRREKIAGIKPDEDLDIFMKSLALGGPETSLVVEYIMKILGLDICADTLVGDEMLKGISGGQKKRLTTGELLVGPARVLFMDEISNGLDSSTTYQIIKYLRHSTKALDGTTMISLLQPAPETYELFDDIILLCEGQIVYQGPRSDVLDFFKSVGFSCPERKNVADFLQEVTSKKDQEQYWSEPYCPYRYIPVGKFAEAFRLYSAGKNLLQELDVPFDRRYNHPAALATARYGATKKELLKTSFDWQMLLIKRNLFIYVFKFIQLLLVALITMSVFFRSTIHHNTIDDGGLYLGALYFSMIIILFNGFTEVSMLVAKLPVLYKHRDLHFYPSWVYTLPSWALSIPTSLMESGFWVAVTYYVIGYDPDITRFFRQFLLYFFLHQMSIGLFRVMGSLGRNMIVANTFGSFAMLVVMALGGYIISRDRIPSWWIWGFWISPLAYAQNAASVNEFLGHSWEKKAGSSDFPLGEALLRARSLFPKSYWYWIGLGALLGYTILFNILFTLFLTYLNPLGKQQAVVSKEELQEREQRRKGESVAVELREYFQHSGSRVGKYFKRRGMVLPFQPVSMSFSNINYFVDVPLELKQQGIMEDKLQLLVNVTGAFRPGVLTALVGVSGAGKTTLMDVLAGRKTGGVIEGSIHISGYPKRQETFARISGYCEQNDIHSPCLTVLESLLFSAWLRLPADVDLETQRAFVEEVMELVELTQLAGALVGLPGVDGLSTEQRKRLTIAVELVANPSMVFMDEPTSGLDARAAAIVMRTVRNIVNTGRTIVCTIHQPSIDIFESFDELLFMKRGGELIYAGPLGPKSCELIKYFEAVEGVPKIRAGYNPAAWMLEVTSSDEEDRLGLDFAELYRRSYLFRHNKELVENLSRPNSSYKELKFPTKYNQSYLEQFIACLWKQNLSYWRNPQYTAVRFFYTVVISLMLGSICWRFGAKRETQQDLFNAMGSMYAAVLFIGITNATAVQPVVSIERFVSYRERAAGMYSALSFAFAQVVIEFPYVFAQALIYCTVFYSMASFQWTFLKFVWYLFFMYFTMMYFTFYGMMTTAVTPNHNVAAIIAAPFYMLWNLFSGFMIPHKRIPIWWRWYYWANPIAWSLYGLIVSQYGDDDELLKLADGYTLVPIRQFLNDVFGYRHDFVGVAGIMVAGFCLLFAVIFAYAIKSFNFQKR; via the exons ATGTGGAACTCGGAGGAGAACGTCTTCGCCCGCTCCGCCTCCTCCTcagggggcggcggcggcggcggcgacgacgaggAGGCGCTCCGGTGGGCCGCCCTCGAGCGGCTCCCCACCTACGCCCGCGTCCGCCGCGGCATCTTCAAGGACCTCGGCGGCGGGTCCAAGGAGGTCGGCCTGAGCGAGCTCGAGGCGCAGGAGCAGAGGCTGCTCCTCGACCGGCTCGTCAGCTCCGTCGATCACGATCCCGAGCGGTTCTTCGAGCAGATGCGCCAGCGCTTCGAAGC AGTAGATTTGGAATTTCCAAAGATTGAGGTTCGCTTTCAGGATTTGACAATCGAATCATTCGTCCACACTGGTAGCAGAGCTCTACCTACTATCCCCAATTTCATGTGCAACATGACCGAG GCTCTGTTAAGGAAGACGCGGATTTACAGGGGAAAGAGAAGCAAGCTCACAATTTTACACAACATCAGTGGCATAATAAGGCCTTCCAG GTTAACGCTTCTACTGGGTCCTCCAAGCTCCGGAAAAACGACATTGCTCTTGGCACTTGCAGGCCGTCTTAAAAAAGATTTACAG GTGTCAGGAAAAATTACATATAATGGGCACAGCCTACATGAGTTTGTTCCTCAGAGAACATCCGCTTATGTAAGTCAACAAGACTGGAACGTGGCTGAGATGACTGTGAGAGAAACTCTTGAGTTTGCGGGTCGCTGTCAAGGTGTTGGCTTCAAATATG ATATGTTACTAGAGCTTTCACGAAGAGAGAAGATTGCTGGGATCAAACCTGATGAGGATCTTGATATATTCATGAAG TCACTTGCACTTGGAGGACCAGAGACTAGCCTTGTGGTGGAGTACATCATGAAG ATTTTAGGGTTGGACATATGTGCTGATACTTTGGTCGGAGATGAAATGCTGAAGGGGATTTCAGGGGGCCAGAAGAAGCGGCTTACAACAG GTGAATTACTTGTTGGTCCCGCAAGGGTTCTGTTCATGGATGAAATATCCAATGGTCTTGACAGTTCAACTACTTATCAAATAATTAAGTATCTTCGGCATTCCACCAAAGCCCTTGATGGGACCACCATGATATCGCTGCTTCAACCTGCTCCAGAAACATATGAGTTATTTGATGATATCATTCTTTTATGTGAGGGCCAGATAGTGTATCAAGGACCCCGCAGCGATGTTCTTGACTTTTTCAAATCTGTGGGGTTCAGTTGTCCGGAAAGGAAGAATGTGGCGGATTTCTTGCAAGAA GTGACATCAAAGAAGGACCAAGAGCAGTATTGGTCTGAACCATATTGCCCATACAGATATATACCTGTGGGAAAATTTGCAGAAGCTTTTCGTCTGTATTCTGCTGGAAAAAACCTGTTGCAGGAACTGGATGTTCCTTTTGACAGACGTTACAATCATCCAGCTGCCTTGGCAACTGCTCGCTATGGTGCTACCAAGAAAGAACTTCTCAAAACCAGCTTTGACTGGCAGATGCTTCTGATAAAACGAAACTTGTTTATCTATGTATTCAAATTCATCCAG CTTCTTTTAGTTGCACTCATCACCATGAGTGTCTTTTTCCGTTCGACCATTCATCACAACACCATCGATGATGGAGGTCTATATCTGGGAGCATTATACTTTTCTATGATCATCATTCTCTTCAATGGCTTTACGGAGGTTTCTATGCTGGTTGCGAAGCTTCCAGTCCTTTACAAGCACAGGGACTTGCACTTCTATCCTAGCTGGGTTTACACATTACCTTCTTGGGCTTTAAGTATTCCAACTTCACTCATGGAGTCTGGATTTTGGGTGGCAGTTACCTATTATGTAATCGGATATGACCCTGATATTACTAG ATTTTTCCGACAATTCTTGTTATACTTCTTTCTGCACCAGATGTCTATCGGTCTTTTCCGCGTAATGGGATCTTTGGGTCGAAACATGATAGTTGCCAACACCTTTGGATCTTTCGCAATGCTGGTTGTGATGGCTCTTGGAGGCTACATCATTTCAAGAG ATCGCATACCAAGTTGGTGGATATGGGGTTTCTGGATTTCCCCTTTGGCCTACGCTCAAAATGCAGCTTCTGTCAATGAATTTCTTGGGCATTCTTGGGAAAAG AAAGCTGGGAGCTCTGATTTTCCATTAGGTGAAGCATTATTGAGAGCACGCAGTCTTTTTCCAAAGAGCTACTGGTATTGGATCGGACTTGGTGCTTTGCTTGGATACACAATTTTGTTTAACATCCTTTTCACATTGTTCCTGACTTACCTTAACC CTTTAGGAAAGCAGCAAGCTGTTGTCTCTAAGGAAGAGCTTCaagaaagagagcaaagaaGGAAAGGTGAAAGTGTTGCCGTTGAGCTAAGAGAGTACTTCCAGCATTCAGGATCACGAGTTG GAAAGTATTTTAAGCGGCGAGGCATGGTTCTGCCTTTTCAACCTGTTTCGATGTCTTTCAGCAATATCAATTACTTTGTAGATGTGCCTCTG GAATTAAAGCAACAGGGAATTATGGAAGATAAGTTGCAGTTACTTGTTAATGTCACTGGAGCGTTTAGGCCTGGTGTGCTTACAGCACTGGTTGGAGTTAGCGGTGCTGGTAAAACTACCCTCATGGATGTTTTAGCAGGGAGGAAGACTGGTGGTGTCATTGAAGGAAGCATACATATATCAGGATACCCCAAAAGGCAAGAAACTTTTGCAAGAATTTCTGGTTACTGCGAGCAGAATGATATCCACTCCCCCTGCTTAACTGTTCTGGAATCGCTTCTGTTCTCTGCTTGGCTCCGATTACCTGCAGATGTTGACTTGGAGACACAGAGG GCTTTCGTTGAAGAGGTTATGGAGCTTGTGGAGCTGACACAATTGGCTGGGGCATTGGTTGGTCTTCCTGGAGTTGATGGTCTGTCCACAGAGCAAAGGAAAAGATTAACAATAGCTGTTGAACTGGTGGCTAACCCTTCTATGGTTTTTATGGACGAGCCCACGTCGGGGCTTGATGCAAGGGCTGCAGCTATTGTGATGAGGACTGTGAGGAATATTGTGAATACTGGCCGAACAATAGTTTGCACCATCCATCAGCCGAGTATAGACATTTTTGAATCATTTGATGAG CTTTTGTTTATGAAGCGTGGAGGAGAGCTTATATATGCTGGTCCTCTTGGCCCCAAATCTTGTGAGCTCATCAAGTATTTTGAG GCAGTTGAAGGAGTGCCAAAGATTAGAGCTGGATATAATCCTGCTGCTTGGATGCTCGAGGTTACTTCGTCAGATGAAGAAGATCGTCTGGGCTTGGATTTTGCAGAACTTTACCGGCGATCATATCTATTTCG ACACAACAAAGAACTGGTTGAAAATCTAAGCAGGCCTAACAGTAGTTACAAGGAGCTGAAGTTCCCAACCAAGTATAATCAATCATACCTTGAGCAGTTTATAGCATGTCTTTGGAAGCAGAATCTTTCATATTGGCGAAACCCTCAATACACTGCAGTTCGCTTCTTCTATACTGTGGTAATCTCTTTGATGCTTGGGAGCATATGTTGGAGATTTGGTGCAAAAAG AGAGACGCAGCAGGACTTATTTAATGCCATGGGATCCATGTATGCAGCAGTCCTGTTTATTGGGATTACCAACGCCACTGCTGTTCAACCTGTTGTTTCTATTGAAAGATTTGTTTCATACAGAGAAAGAGCTGCAGGGATGTACTCAGCTTTGTCATTTGCATTTGCTCAG GTCGTCATAGAATTCCCCTATGTTTTTGCTCAGGCGCTTATTTACTGCACCGTCTTTTATTCCATGGCCTCTTTCCAGTGGACGTTTTTGAAGTTCGTTTGGTACTTGTTCTTTATGTATTTTACCATGATGTACTTCACTTTTTACGGGATGATGACCACGGCAGTGACACCTAATCACAACGTGGCCGCGATTATTGCTGCTCCCTTCTACATGCTTTGGAACCTTTTCAGTGGCTTCATGATTCCCCACAAG AGAATTCCCATCTGGTGGAGATGGTATTATTGGGCAAACCCAATAGCCTGGAGTCTGTATGGCCTCATTGTTTCCCAGTACGGCGATGATGATGAACTTTTGAAGCTAGCGGATGGTTACACTCTGGTACCTATAAGGCAGTTCCTCAACGATGTTTTCGGGTATAGACATGATTTCGTGGGTGTTGCCGGGATCATGGTGGCTGGTTTCTGCTTATTGTTCGCTGTCATCTTTGCATATGCAATAAAGTCCTTCAACTTCCAAAAGAGGTGA
- the LOC115756982 gene encoding ABC transporter G family member 32 isoform X2 has product MCNMTEALLRKTRIYRGKRSKLTILHNISGIIRPSRLTLLLGPPSSGKTTLLLALAGRLKKDLQVSGKITYNGHSLHEFVPQRTSAYVSQQDWNVAEMTVRETLEFAGRCQGVGFKYDMLLELSRREKIAGIKPDEDLDIFMKSLALGGPETSLVVEYIMKILGLDICADTLVGDEMLKGISGGQKKRLTTGELLVGPARVLFMDEISNGLDSSTTYQIIKYLRHSTKALDGTTMISLLQPAPETYELFDDIILLCEGQIVYQGPRSDVLDFFKSVGFSCPERKNVADFLQEVTSKKDQEQYWSEPYCPYRYIPVGKFAEAFRLYSAGKNLLQELDVPFDRRYNHPAALATARYGATKKELLKTSFDWQMLLIKRNLFIYVFKFIQLLLVALITMSVFFRSTIHHNTIDDGGLYLGALYFSMIIILFNGFTEVSMLVAKLPVLYKHRDLHFYPSWVYTLPSWALSIPTSLMESGFWVAVTYYVIGYDPDITRFFRQFLLYFFLHQMSIGLFRVMGSLGRNMIVANTFGSFAMLVVMALGGYIISRDRIPSWWIWGFWISPLAYAQNAASVNEFLGHSWEKKAGSSDFPLGEALLRARSLFPKSYWYWIGLGALLGYTILFNILFTLFLTYLNPLGKQQAVVSKEELQEREQRRKGESVAVELREYFQHSGSRVGKYFKRRGMVLPFQPVSMSFSNINYFVDVPLELKQQGIMEDKLQLLVNVTGAFRPGVLTALVGVSGAGKTTLMDVLAGRKTGGVIEGSIHISGYPKRQETFARISGYCEQNDIHSPCLTVLESLLFSAWLRLPADVDLETQRAFVEEVMELVELTQLAGALVGLPGVDGLSTEQRKRLTIAVELVANPSMVFMDEPTSGLDARAAAIVMRTVRNIVNTGRTIVCTIHQPSIDIFESFDELLFMKRGGELIYAGPLGPKSCELIKYFEAVEGVPKIRAGYNPAAWMLEVTSSDEEDRLGLDFAELYRRSYLFRHNKELVENLSRPNSSYKELKFPTKYNQSYLEQFIACLWKQNLSYWRNPQYTAVRFFYTVVISLMLGSICWRFGAKRETQQDLFNAMGSMYAAVLFIGITNATAVQPVVSIERFVSYRERAAGMYSALSFAFAQVVIEFPYVFAQALIYCTVFYSMASFQWTFLKFVWYLFFMYFTMMYFTFYGMMTTAVTPNHNVAAIIAAPFYMLWNLFSGFMIPHKRIPIWWRWYYWANPIAWSLYGLIVSQYGDDDELLKLADGYTLVPIRQFLNDVFGYRHDFVGVAGIMVAGFCLLFAVIFAYAIKSFNFQKR; this is encoded by the exons ATGTGCAACATGACCGAG GCTCTGTTAAGGAAGACGCGGATTTACAGGGGAAAGAGAAGCAAGCTCACAATTTTACACAACATCAGTGGCATAATAAGGCCTTCCAG GTTAACGCTTCTACTGGGTCCTCCAAGCTCCGGAAAAACGACATTGCTCTTGGCACTTGCAGGCCGTCTTAAAAAAGATTTACAG GTGTCAGGAAAAATTACATATAATGGGCACAGCCTACATGAGTTTGTTCCTCAGAGAACATCCGCTTATGTAAGTCAACAAGACTGGAACGTGGCTGAGATGACTGTGAGAGAAACTCTTGAGTTTGCGGGTCGCTGTCAAGGTGTTGGCTTCAAATATG ATATGTTACTAGAGCTTTCACGAAGAGAGAAGATTGCTGGGATCAAACCTGATGAGGATCTTGATATATTCATGAAG TCACTTGCACTTGGAGGACCAGAGACTAGCCTTGTGGTGGAGTACATCATGAAG ATTTTAGGGTTGGACATATGTGCTGATACTTTGGTCGGAGATGAAATGCTGAAGGGGATTTCAGGGGGCCAGAAGAAGCGGCTTACAACAG GTGAATTACTTGTTGGTCCCGCAAGGGTTCTGTTCATGGATGAAATATCCAATGGTCTTGACAGTTCAACTACTTATCAAATAATTAAGTATCTTCGGCATTCCACCAAAGCCCTTGATGGGACCACCATGATATCGCTGCTTCAACCTGCTCCAGAAACATATGAGTTATTTGATGATATCATTCTTTTATGTGAGGGCCAGATAGTGTATCAAGGACCCCGCAGCGATGTTCTTGACTTTTTCAAATCTGTGGGGTTCAGTTGTCCGGAAAGGAAGAATGTGGCGGATTTCTTGCAAGAA GTGACATCAAAGAAGGACCAAGAGCAGTATTGGTCTGAACCATATTGCCCATACAGATATATACCTGTGGGAAAATTTGCAGAAGCTTTTCGTCTGTATTCTGCTGGAAAAAACCTGTTGCAGGAACTGGATGTTCCTTTTGACAGACGTTACAATCATCCAGCTGCCTTGGCAACTGCTCGCTATGGTGCTACCAAGAAAGAACTTCTCAAAACCAGCTTTGACTGGCAGATGCTTCTGATAAAACGAAACTTGTTTATCTATGTATTCAAATTCATCCAG CTTCTTTTAGTTGCACTCATCACCATGAGTGTCTTTTTCCGTTCGACCATTCATCACAACACCATCGATGATGGAGGTCTATATCTGGGAGCATTATACTTTTCTATGATCATCATTCTCTTCAATGGCTTTACGGAGGTTTCTATGCTGGTTGCGAAGCTTCCAGTCCTTTACAAGCACAGGGACTTGCACTTCTATCCTAGCTGGGTTTACACATTACCTTCTTGGGCTTTAAGTATTCCAACTTCACTCATGGAGTCTGGATTTTGGGTGGCAGTTACCTATTATGTAATCGGATATGACCCTGATATTACTAG ATTTTTCCGACAATTCTTGTTATACTTCTTTCTGCACCAGATGTCTATCGGTCTTTTCCGCGTAATGGGATCTTTGGGTCGAAACATGATAGTTGCCAACACCTTTGGATCTTTCGCAATGCTGGTTGTGATGGCTCTTGGAGGCTACATCATTTCAAGAG ATCGCATACCAAGTTGGTGGATATGGGGTTTCTGGATTTCCCCTTTGGCCTACGCTCAAAATGCAGCTTCTGTCAATGAATTTCTTGGGCATTCTTGGGAAAAG AAAGCTGGGAGCTCTGATTTTCCATTAGGTGAAGCATTATTGAGAGCACGCAGTCTTTTTCCAAAGAGCTACTGGTATTGGATCGGACTTGGTGCTTTGCTTGGATACACAATTTTGTTTAACATCCTTTTCACATTGTTCCTGACTTACCTTAACC CTTTAGGAAAGCAGCAAGCTGTTGTCTCTAAGGAAGAGCTTCaagaaagagagcaaagaaGGAAAGGTGAAAGTGTTGCCGTTGAGCTAAGAGAGTACTTCCAGCATTCAGGATCACGAGTTG GAAAGTATTTTAAGCGGCGAGGCATGGTTCTGCCTTTTCAACCTGTTTCGATGTCTTTCAGCAATATCAATTACTTTGTAGATGTGCCTCTG GAATTAAAGCAACAGGGAATTATGGAAGATAAGTTGCAGTTACTTGTTAATGTCACTGGAGCGTTTAGGCCTGGTGTGCTTACAGCACTGGTTGGAGTTAGCGGTGCTGGTAAAACTACCCTCATGGATGTTTTAGCAGGGAGGAAGACTGGTGGTGTCATTGAAGGAAGCATACATATATCAGGATACCCCAAAAGGCAAGAAACTTTTGCAAGAATTTCTGGTTACTGCGAGCAGAATGATATCCACTCCCCCTGCTTAACTGTTCTGGAATCGCTTCTGTTCTCTGCTTGGCTCCGATTACCTGCAGATGTTGACTTGGAGACACAGAGG GCTTTCGTTGAAGAGGTTATGGAGCTTGTGGAGCTGACACAATTGGCTGGGGCATTGGTTGGTCTTCCTGGAGTTGATGGTCTGTCCACAGAGCAAAGGAAAAGATTAACAATAGCTGTTGAACTGGTGGCTAACCCTTCTATGGTTTTTATGGACGAGCCCACGTCGGGGCTTGATGCAAGGGCTGCAGCTATTGTGATGAGGACTGTGAGGAATATTGTGAATACTGGCCGAACAATAGTTTGCACCATCCATCAGCCGAGTATAGACATTTTTGAATCATTTGATGAG CTTTTGTTTATGAAGCGTGGAGGAGAGCTTATATATGCTGGTCCTCTTGGCCCCAAATCTTGTGAGCTCATCAAGTATTTTGAG GCAGTTGAAGGAGTGCCAAAGATTAGAGCTGGATATAATCCTGCTGCTTGGATGCTCGAGGTTACTTCGTCAGATGAAGAAGATCGTCTGGGCTTGGATTTTGCAGAACTTTACCGGCGATCATATCTATTTCG ACACAACAAAGAACTGGTTGAAAATCTAAGCAGGCCTAACAGTAGTTACAAGGAGCTGAAGTTCCCAACCAAGTATAATCAATCATACCTTGAGCAGTTTATAGCATGTCTTTGGAAGCAGAATCTTTCATATTGGCGAAACCCTCAATACACTGCAGTTCGCTTCTTCTATACTGTGGTAATCTCTTTGATGCTTGGGAGCATATGTTGGAGATTTGGTGCAAAAAG AGAGACGCAGCAGGACTTATTTAATGCCATGGGATCCATGTATGCAGCAGTCCTGTTTATTGGGATTACCAACGCCACTGCTGTTCAACCTGTTGTTTCTATTGAAAGATTTGTTTCATACAGAGAAAGAGCTGCAGGGATGTACTCAGCTTTGTCATTTGCATTTGCTCAG GTCGTCATAGAATTCCCCTATGTTTTTGCTCAGGCGCTTATTTACTGCACCGTCTTTTATTCCATGGCCTCTTTCCAGTGGACGTTTTTGAAGTTCGTTTGGTACTTGTTCTTTATGTATTTTACCATGATGTACTTCACTTTTTACGGGATGATGACCACGGCAGTGACACCTAATCACAACGTGGCCGCGATTATTGCTGCTCCCTTCTACATGCTTTGGAACCTTTTCAGTGGCTTCATGATTCCCCACAAG AGAATTCCCATCTGGTGGAGATGGTATTATTGGGCAAACCCAATAGCCTGGAGTCTGTATGGCCTCATTGTTTCCCAGTACGGCGATGATGATGAACTTTTGAAGCTAGCGGATGGTTACACTCTGGTACCTATAAGGCAGTTCCTCAACGATGTTTTCGGGTATAGACATGATTTCGTGGGTGTTGCCGGGATCATGGTGGCTGGTTTCTGCTTATTGTTCGCTGTCATCTTTGCATATGCAATAAAGTCCTTCAACTTCCAAAAGAGGTGA